The following proteins are encoded in a genomic region of Prionailurus viverrinus isolate Anna chromosome E3, UM_Priviv_1.0, whole genome shotgun sequence:
- the GJC3 gene encoding gap junction gamma-3 protein, translating into MCGRFLRQLVAEESRHSTSVGRLLLPVLLGFRLVLLAASGAGVYSDEQSEFVCHTQQPGCKAACYDAFHPFSPLRFWVFQVILVAVPSALYMGLTLYHVIWLWEESGKGKEEETLIHRGEKSRDASGPGSPRLLWAYVAQLGVRLVLEGTALGVQYHVYGFNVPSSFACRREPCLGSITCYLSRPFEKTIFLKTMFGVSGLCLLFTLLELVLLGLGRWWRARKHRSPPSNYSPTSESTRRHKEPTENFPVVEIKEPFREAEL; encoded by the exons ATGTGTGGCCGGTTCCTGAGGCAGCTGGTGGCTGAGGAGAGCCGGCACTCCACCTCCGTGGGACGCCTCCTGCTCCCTGTGCTCCTGGGGTTCCGCCTCGTGCTGCTGGCTGCCAGCGGGGCCGGGGTCTACAGCGACGAGCAGAGTGAATTCGTGTGTCACACCCAGCAGCCAGGCTGCAAGGCCGCCTGCTACGATGCCTTCCACCCCTTCTCCCCACTGCGCTTCTGGGTCTTCCAGGTCATCTTGGTGGCTGTGCCCAGCGCCCTTTACATGGGTCTCACtttgtatcatgtcatctggctTTGGGAAGAgtcaggaaaggggaaggaggaggagactcTGATCCACcgaggggagaagagcagagatgcCTCCGGTCCTGGAAGCCCCAGGCTGCTCTGGGCCTATGTGGCACAGCTGGGCGTGCGGCTGGTCCTTGAGGGGACAGCCTTGGGGGTACAGTACCATGTGTATGGGTTCAACGTGCCCAGCTCCTTTGCATGTCGCCGAGAGCCTTGCCTTGGTAGTATAACCTGTTACCTGTCCCGCCCGTTTGAGAAGACCATCTTCCTAAAGACCATGTTTGGGGTCAGTGGGCTCTGTCTCTTGTTCACGCTTTTGGAACTTGTGCTCCTGGGCCTGGGGCGATGGTGGAGGGCCCGGAAGCACAGATCTCCCCCTTCTAACTACTCCCCAACTTCAGAGAGCACCAGAAGACACAAGGAACCGACTGAAAACTTCCCAGTGGTGGAGATCAAAGAGCCATTCCGAGAAGCAG AGTTATGA